In the Sarcophilus harrisii chromosome 1, mSarHar1.11, whole genome shotgun sequence genome, one interval contains:
- the LOC116421506 gene encoding protein BTG2-like produces MRRGPGAAMRAEVASAAGFITRLLRGPGGFAEEQLQLFRESLQEALTDHYQHHWFPRTPSRGSGYRCIRINHRLDPLVGRAAGESGLSPRRLFQLLPRELTLWVDPSEVSYRIGEDGSIGVLYRGPPARSPPIGAPDARGPRYPGEWRRGPARTAA; encoded by the exons ATGCGCCGGGGGCCCGGGGCCGCCATGCGGGCCGAGGTGGCCTCGGCCGCCGGCTTCATCACGCGGCTGCTCCGCGGCCCCGGGGGCTTTGCCGAGGAGCAGCTGCAGCTCTTCCGCGAGTCTCTGCAGGAGGCGCTCACAG ATCACTACCAGCACCACTGGTTCCCTCGGACGCCGTCGCGGGGCTCCGGTTATCGCTGCATCCGCATCAACCACCGCCTGGACCCGCTGGTGGGGCGGGCGGCGGGAGAGAGCGGGCTCAGCCCCCGGCGCCTCTTCCAGCTGCTGCCCCGAGAGCTGACGCTGTGGGTGGACCCGTCCGAGGTGTCCTACCGCATCGGCGAGGACGGCTCCATCGGGGTTCTGTACCGCGGGCCCCCGGCGCGCAGCCCGCCCATCGGCGCCCCCGACGCCCGGGGCCCTCGCTACCCCGGGGAGTGGCGGCGCGGGCCAGCCCGGACGGCCGCCTGA